A stretch of the Azorhizobium caulinodans ORS 571 genome encodes the following:
- a CDS encoding DUF1045 domain-containing protein gives MSVRYAIYLAPPPDSALWRFGSSVVGYDAETGEDIAPAALAGFTPEEWFEQTHEPRRYGFHGTLKAPFRLAEGADETDLFAALARFAAGHHPFELPPLEVRQIGTFIALVPPAPVPALEDLAADAVEELDALRAPLSEAEIARRKPERLSARQLAYLHRYGYPYVREEFRFHMTLSSALAEPALGRATQALCDAYAASGAHLPVKVEDAALYVQEAPGMRFRILHRAPLGA, from the coding sequence GTGTCCGTTCGCTATGCCATCTATCTCGCGCCGCCCCCAGACAGCGCCTTGTGGCGCTTCGGCTCGTCCGTGGTCGGCTATGATGCGGAGACGGGCGAGGACATCGCCCCGGCCGCCCTTGCCGGCTTCACGCCGGAGGAATGGTTCGAGCAGACCCACGAGCCCCGCCGCTACGGCTTCCACGGCACGCTGAAGGCGCCCTTCCGGCTGGCGGAGGGCGCGGACGAGACCGACCTCTTCGCCGCGCTCGCGCGCTTTGCGGCCGGGCATCACCCCTTCGAGCTGCCGCCGCTGGAGGTCCGCCAGATCGGCACCTTCATCGCCCTCGTGCCGCCGGCGCCGGTTCCGGCGCTGGAGGATCTGGCGGCGGATGCGGTGGAGGAACTGGACGCCTTGCGGGCGCCGCTCAGCGAAGCGGAGATCGCCCGCCGCAAGCCGGAGCGTCTCTCGGCGCGCCAGCTCGCCTATCTGCACCGCTACGGTTACCCTTATGTGCGGGAGGAATTCCGCTTCCACATGACACTCTCCTCCGCTCTGGCGGAGCCGGCGCTGGGCCGGGCCACGCAGGCGCTGTGTGACGCTTATGCGGCCAGCGGGGCGCACCTGCCCGTCAAGGTGGAGGATGCGGCGCTCTATGTGCAGGAGGCGCCGGGCATGCGCTTCCGCATCCTTCACCGCGCGCCGCTGGGCGCCTGA
- a CDS encoding acetyltransferase — protein sequence MKKLGLAPLIDPTASVKDSSLGRYTEVGARVKLLEVAMGDYSYIEHDSDMAYTQVGRFCSIAALTRINPGNHPMWRASQSHFTYRASTYFDDAQDEPDFFQWRRDHGVTLGHDIWVGHGAVILPGRTIGTGAVVAAGAVVTKDVPPYAIVAGVPARIVKWRFPETIAERLQALAWWDWDHGSLRAALEDFRALPVEGFLEKYERRAVSAAE from the coding sequence ATGAAGAAGCTCGGCCTCGCCCCTCTCATCGACCCCACCGCCAGCGTGAAGGACTCAAGCCTCGGCCGCTATACGGAGGTGGGCGCGCGGGTGAAGCTGCTGGAAGTGGCGATGGGGGACTATTCCTACATCGAGCATGACAGCGACATGGCCTACACGCAGGTGGGCAGGTTCTGCTCCATCGCGGCGCTGACGCGCATCAATCCCGGCAACCACCCCATGTGGCGAGCCAGCCAGTCCCATTTCACCTATCGCGCCTCCACCTATTTCGACGATGCCCAAGACGAGCCGGACTTCTTCCAGTGGCGGCGTGACCATGGCGTGACGCTTGGTCATGACATCTGGGTCGGGCATGGCGCCGTCATCCTGCCCGGCCGCACCATCGGGACCGGTGCCGTGGTGGCGGCCGGTGCCGTCGTCACCAAGGACGTCCCGCCCTATGCCATCGTCGCGGGTGTGCCGGCGCGCATCGTGAAATGGCGCTTTCCCGAGACCATTGCGGAACGCCTTCAGGCGCTCGCCTGGTGGGACTGGGACCATGGGTCGCTGCGCGCCGCGCTGGAGGATTTCCGCGCACTGCCCGTGGAAGGCTTCCTTGAGAAATACGAGCGGCGGGCGGTCTCCGCCGCGGAGTGA
- a CDS encoding KpsF/GutQ family sugar-phosphate isomerase: MTAAPSTKVDTSVTETRSPAIASALSTLETEAAGLAALIAAVGNGLGEAFEAAVATILGAKGRVIVTGMGKSGHVARKIAATLASTGTPAHYVHPAEASHGDLGMVAPEDVIIGLSWSGETAELRDIVDYALRFDVPLIAITSNRESALARAARVVLALPLSPEACPLGLAPTTSTLMQLAMGDALAVALLESRGFTAKDFRTFHPGGKLGANLKFVRDVMRAGEALPLARSGALMGEVLVEMSAKGLGCVAVLDGDGRLAGIVTDGDLRRHMANDLPSRPVDAIMSRSPKTIRPDQMVSEALRLLNTAKITALMVVEDGRPVGAIHIHDLLHVGVA, encoded by the coding sequence ATGACTGCCGCTCCCTCGACGAAAGTCGACACATCCGTGACCGAGACCCGTTCCCCGGCCATCGCCTCCGCTCTGTCCACCCTTGAGACCGAGGCGGCGGGCCTTGCCGCGCTGATCGCCGCCGTGGGCAACGGCCTCGGCGAGGCGTTCGAGGCGGCGGTCGCGACCATCCTCGGGGCCAAGGGTCGGGTGATCGTCACAGGCATGGGCAAGAGCGGGCATGTGGCGCGCAAGATCGCCGCGACGCTCGCCTCCACCGGCACCCCGGCCCATTACGTCCATCCCGCTGAGGCAAGCCACGGCGACCTCGGCATGGTGGCGCCGGAAGACGTCATCATTGGCCTGTCCTGGTCCGGCGAGACGGCGGAACTGCGCGACATTGTGGACTATGCGCTGCGGTTCGACGTGCCGCTCATCGCCATCACCTCCAATCGCGAGAGCGCGCTCGCCCGCGCCGCCCGCGTGGTGCTGGCACTGCCGCTGTCGCCGGAAGCCTGCCCGCTCGGCCTTGCGCCCACCACCTCCACGCTGATGCAGCTCGCCATGGGCGATGCGCTCGCTGTCGCCTTGCTGGAGAGCCGTGGCTTCACTGCCAAGGATTTCCGCACCTTCCATCCCGGCGGCAAGCTGGGCGCCAACCTCAAGTTCGTGCGGGACGTGATGCGCGCCGGCGAGGCGCTGCCGCTCGCCCGGTCGGGCGCGCTCATGGGCGAGGTGCTGGTGGAGATGAGCGCCAAGGGCCTCGGCTGCGTCGCCGTGCTCGATGGCGATGGCCGGCTGGCCGGGATCGTGACCGATGGCGACCTGCGCCGCCACATGGCGAACGACCTGCCGTCCCGGCCGGTGGACGCCATCATGAGCCGCAGCCCGAAGACGATCCGGCCGGACCAGATGGTCTCCGAAGCCCTGCGGCTGCTCAACACGGCGAAGATCACCGCCCTCATGGTGGTGGAGGACGGCCGCCCGGTGGGCGCCATCCACATCCACGACCTGCTCCACGTGGGCGTGGCCTGA
- the dut gene encoding dUTP diphosphatase, which produces MSATRLDVPVVRLPHGMDLPLPEYATAASAGMDLVAAVPAEVPLVIAPGAWALVPTGLALELPEGMEAQVRPRSGLALKFGVTVLNAPGTIDADYRGEVGVILINHGREPFTVSRGMRIAQMVIAGVQQITLVETGNLGETARGVGGFGSTGLDRTP; this is translated from the coding sequence ATGAGCGCGACGCGCCTTGACGTGCCCGTGGTCCGCCTGCCGCATGGCATGGACCTGCCTTTGCCCGAATATGCCACGGCCGCCTCGGCGGGCATGGACCTTGTGGCCGCCGTGCCGGCCGAGGTGCCGCTCGTGATTGCCCCCGGGGCCTGGGCGTTGGTCCCCACTGGGCTGGCCCTCGAATTGCCCGAGGGCATGGAGGCGCAGGTGCGCCCCCGCTCCGGCCTCGCGCTCAAGTTCGGCGTCACCGTGCTCAACGCGCCGGGCACCATCGATGCCGACTATCGCGGCGAGGTCGGCGTCATCCTCATCAACCACGGACGCGAACCCTTCACGGTTTCCCGTGGAATGCGCATCGCACAGATGGTGATTGCGGGAGTTCAACAAATAACGCTGGTGGAAACTGGAAATTTGGGCGAAACTGCACGCGGCGTCGGTGGTTTCGGCTCGACAGGGCTCGACCGGACGCCCTAA
- a CDS encoding RrF2 family transcriptional regulator, whose translation MPRLSDKSLLAIAAVVDVAVHARGTPVAAKSLAARHGLPPRRLEPVLQALVHAGVLKGVRGPRGGYELARERRRVSVAEIVRVVEGAEEEKEIILPPLVTEVVQPAVAAAEQTFDTALDTVTLEDLCRAADQKGHGIENDRIDFII comes from the coding sequence ATGCCGCGTTTGTCCGACAAGAGTCTTCTCGCCATCGCCGCCGTCGTCGATGTCGCCGTTCACGCCCGTGGAACGCCGGTGGCCGCCAAGTCCCTCGCTGCCCGTCACGGCCTGCCGCCCCGGCGGCTGGAGCCGGTGCTGCAGGCCCTCGTCCATGCGGGCGTGCTGAAGGGCGTGCGCGGGCCGCGCGGCGGCTATGAGCTGGCGCGCGAGCGCCGCCGGGTCTCCGTGGCGGAGATCGTTCGCGTGGTGGAGGGCGCCGAGGAGGAGAAGGAAATCATCCTCCCGCCGCTGGTGACGGAAGTGGTGCAGCCCGCCGTCGCCGCCGCCGAACAGACCTTCGACACCGCGCTCGACACCGTGACCCTGGAGGATCTCTGCCGCGCGGCGGACCAGAAGGGTCATGGCATCGAGAACGACCGCATCGATTTCATCATCTGA
- the cysK gene encoding cysteine synthase A, with the protein MATSAAKAASAAPRPGRGRVYDSITETVGNTPLVRLHRLPELRGVKANILAKLEFFNPIASVKDRIGVAMVDAIAEAGQLDPDTVLVEPTSGNTGIALAFVAAARGLRLILVMPESMSVERRKMLALLGAELVLTPANLGMRGAVTRAEELLKEIPKSVMPQQFKNKANPAVHRATTAEEIWNDTDGAVDLVVSGVGTGGTITGIGQVLKPRKASLRMVAVEPEDSPVLSGGQPGPHKIQGIGAGFVPDVLDRSIIDEVVTVGNQTAFDTARALARYEGIPGGISSGAAVAAALEIGARKENEGKNIVVIVPSFAERYLSTALFEGL; encoded by the coding sequence ATGGCGACGTCCGCTGCCAAAGCCGCCTCTGCCGCCCCGCGTCCGGGCCGGGGCCGTGTCTATGATTCCATCACCGAGACCGTCGGCAACACGCCGCTGGTGCGCCTGCACCGGCTGCCCGAGCTGCGCGGCGTGAAGGCCAACATCCTGGCCAAGCTCGAGTTCTTCAATCCCATCGCCAGCGTGAAGGACCGCATCGGCGTCGCCATGGTCGACGCCATCGCGGAAGCCGGCCAGCTCGATCCCGATACCGTGCTGGTTGAGCCCACCTCCGGCAACACCGGCATCGCGCTCGCCTTCGTCGCCGCCGCCCGTGGCCTGCGCCTCATCCTCGTCATGCCCGAGAGCATGTCGGTGGAGCGCCGCAAGATGCTGGCCCTGCTGGGCGCCGAGCTGGTGCTGACGCCCGCCAACCTCGGCATGCGCGGCGCCGTCACCCGCGCCGAGGAACTGCTCAAGGAAATCCCCAAGTCGGTGATGCCGCAGCAGTTCAAGAACAAGGCGAATCCCGCCGTCCACCGCGCCACCACGGCGGAGGAGATCTGGAACGATACGGACGGCGCGGTCGATCTCGTCGTCTCTGGCGTCGGCACTGGCGGCACCATCACCGGCATCGGCCAGGTGCTGAAGCCCCGCAAGGCCTCCCTGCGCATGGTGGCGGTGGAGCCCGAGGACAGCCCGGTGCTCTCCGGCGGCCAGCCCGGCCCGCACAAGATCCAGGGCATCGGCGCCGGCTTCGTGCCGGACGTGCTCGACCGTTCGATCATCGACGAGGTGGTAACGGTGGGCAATCAGACCGCCTTCGACACCGCCCGCGCGCTTGCCCGCTATGAGGGTATCCCCGGCGGCATCTCCTCGGGTGCGGCGGTGGCCGCGGCGCTGGAGATCGGCGCCCGCAAGGAGAATGAAGGCAAGAACATCGTGGTGATCGTGCCCTCCTTCGCCGAGCGCTACCTCTCGACGGCGCTGTTCGAGGGTCTCTGA
- a CDS encoding sensor histidine kinase, with amino-acid sequence MAERSRTFGAPDADGVGRNQDRPVSRVPSCLPRRMILALSDRPLARVLARFVPAAAVLSSAVPAHAGPLEALPSSGALATLAAGASLMALAAGIYAVRARTRRSRAERHLSERAQALRADVQALRALAAGSARGFILWRDGGRLESFGDAASAFSDAADAHALANGLVAWVGVEAVAALEGPLAALVREGTPFRILTRDRAAALLQIEGRGVAGLRVIAAGEPAAGEGVGASTQAQALRAIFDGAPVPMWWRSPDGTLEAVNAAFEKAVACGAPEGAERSELLDQAAREAAEAAHRQGQPYVARVRVVAGGKRRLLDVVEAAGPYGAAGVAIDVTDQEAARVEHERSLAAHRRTLDQLNTAVVIFGPDDRVDFHNTAYERLFDLEPAFLDQRPSQSEVLERLRAARKVPEQADFRAWREQLRESYRGLEPMNDWWHLPGGQMLRVVAAPTAEGGVTFLFDDMSEHMALEGRYNSLIRIQGETLDGLAEAVAVFGSDGRLRLYNQAFLRLWSLSAQALGERPHIDAVAAMCRPKHGESGAWARIRNVITALDHREGETLRLETADKRVLDGAAQPLPDGGTMVTFRDVTDSVKVERALIERNEALEAADVLKNAFVGHVSYHLRTPLNSLIGYAHMLAEGVAGEMNPRQREFMTHVNQSADALRELIDDILDLATIDAGAMALDLDAVDVTATLEAAADSVRDLLESAGVRLELEWSGEPGTFIADGRRVRQILFNLLSNAIAVEPPGSAVTLRADRLRDALVLTVRDHGPGIDPATVEQLFQRFESAGGKRRGVGLGLSIVRSFMELHGGTVTLKPAPGGGTLAICVFPLDQRRHEAAA; translated from the coding sequence ATGGCTGAGCGAAGCCGGACCTTCGGCGCGCCGGACGCGGATGGCGTCGGCCGCAATCAGGATCGCCCCGTTTCCCGTGTCCCTTCCTGTCTTCCCCGCCGCATGATCCTTGCCCTTTCCGACCGCCCTCTGGCGCGTGTGCTGGCCCGCTTCGTGCCGGCGGCGGCCGTGCTGTCCTCCGCCGTGCCCGCCCATGCCGGGCCGCTGGAGGCGCTACCATCGTCTGGCGCTCTCGCAACGCTGGCGGCGGGCGCCTCGCTCATGGCCCTGGCGGCCGGGATCTATGCCGTCCGGGCGCGCACGCGGCGCAGCCGGGCCGAGCGGCACCTGTCCGAGCGGGCGCAGGCCTTGCGGGCTGACGTGCAGGCCCTGCGCGCGCTCGCGGCCGGCAGCGCCCGCGGCTTCATCCTGTGGCGCGACGGCGGCCGGCTGGAATCCTTCGGCGATGCCGCCAGCGCCTTTTCCGATGCGGCCGACGCCCATGCGCTTGCCAACGGCCTCGTCGCCTGGGTGGGCGTCGAGGCCGTTGCCGCGCTGGAAGGCCCCCTTGCCGCGCTGGTACGCGAGGGCACGCCCTTCCGCATTCTGACGCGCGACCGCGCCGCCGCACTGCTTCAGATCGAGGGGCGTGGCGTGGCCGGCCTCCGGGTCATCGCGGCCGGCGAGCCCGCTGCCGGGGAAGGCGTCGGCGCCTCGACGCAGGCGCAGGCCTTGCGCGCCATCTTCGACGGCGCCCCCGTGCCCATGTGGTGGCGCAGTCCGGATGGCACGCTGGAGGCCGTCAACGCGGCCTTCGAGAAGGCGGTGGCCTGCGGCGCGCCCGAAGGCGCGGAGCGTTCGGAACTGCTCGATCAGGCCGCGCGGGAGGCAGCCGAGGCGGCCCACCGTCAGGGGCAGCCTTATGTCGCCCGCGTGCGCGTGGTCGCCGGCGGCAAGCGCCGCCTGCTGGACGTGGTGGAAGCGGCCGGGCCCTATGGCGCGGCGGGCGTGGCCATCGACGTGACCGACCAGGAGGCCGCCCGCGTCGAGCATGAGCGCAGCCTTGCCGCCCACAGGCGCACGCTCGACCAGCTCAACACGGCCGTCGTCATCTTCGGCCCCGATGACCGGGTGGACTTCCACAACACGGCCTATGAGCGCCTGTTCGATCTCGAACCCGCCTTCCTCGACCAGCGCCCCAGCCAGAGCGAGGTGCTGGAGCGCCTGCGCGCCGCGCGCAAGGTGCCCGAACAGGCGGATTTCCGCGCCTGGCGCGAGCAGTTGCGGGAATCGTATCGCGGCCTCGAGCCCATGAACGACTGGTGGCACCTGCCCGGCGGGCAGATGCTGCGCGTGGTTGCCGCCCCCACCGCCGAGGGCGGCGTGACCTTCCTGTTCGACGACATGTCCGAGCACATGGCGCTGGAAGGCCGCTACAACAGCCTCATCCGCATCCAGGGCGAGACGCTGGACGGGCTTGCGGAAGCGGTCGCCGTGTTCGGCTCGGACGGGCGTCTGCGGCTCTACAATCAGGCCTTCCTGCGCCTGTGGTCCCTGAGCGCGCAGGCGCTGGGCGAGCGCCCGCATATCGATGCGGTGGCCGCCATGTGCCGGCCCAAGCATGGCGAGAGCGGCGCCTGGGCGCGCATCCGCAACGTCATCACCGCCCTTGACCACCGCGAGGGCGAGACGCTCCGGCTGGAGACCGCCGACAAGCGTGTGCTGGACGGCGCCGCCCAGCCGCTGCCGGACGGCGGCACCATGGTCACCTTCCGCGATGTGACAGACAGCGTGAAGGTGGAGCGCGCCCTCATCGAGCGCAACGAGGCACTGGAAGCCGCCGATGTGCTGAAGAACGCCTTCGTCGGCCACGTCTCCTATCACCTGCGCACACCGCTCAATTCCCTCATCGGCTATGCCCACATGCTGGCCGAGGGCGTGGCGGGCGAGATGAACCCGCGCCAGCGTGAGTTCATGACCCATGTGAACCAGTCGGCGGACGCCCTGCGCGAGCTCATCGACGACATTCTGGACCTCGCCACCATCGATGCCGGCGCCATGGCCCTCGACCTCGACGCGGTGGACGTGACTGCGACACTGGAAGCCGCGGCCGATTCCGTGCGCGATCTGCTGGAGAGCGCCGGCGTGCGGCTGGAACTGGAATGGTCGGGCGAGCCCGGCACCTTCATCGCCGACGGGCGGCGGGTGCGGCAGATCCTCTTCAACCTCCTCTCCAACGCCATTGCCGTGGAGCCTCCCGGCTCCGCCGTTACCCTGCGGGCGGACCGGCTGCGCGACGCGCTGGTGCTCACCGTGCGCGACCACGGCCCCGGCATCGATCCGGCGACCGTGGAGCAGCTGTTCCAGCGCTTCGAGAGCGCGGGCGGCAAGCGGCGGGGCGTGGGGCTCGGCCTGTCCATCGTGCGCTCCTTCATGGAACTGCACGGCGGCACCGTGACGCTGAAGCCCGCACCGGGCGGCGGCACCCTGGCCATCTGCGTCTTCCCGTTGGATCAGCGACGGCATGAGGCCGCCGCATGA
- the tsaE gene encoding tRNA (adenosine(37)-N6)-threonylcarbamoyltransferase complex ATPase subunit type 1 TsaE, with protein sequence MSLSFERVPGRPATLAVELRTLADTAQLAATLTPWLSNGDVVALSGDLGAGKTALARFLVRALAGDPRLEVPSPTFSLVITYEFGRGKVTHADLYRLADPEELDEIGWDEMCEDGILIVEWPDRAGSHMPASRLDVALELAPDLGPDARRALLVGSGAFAERLDRLNVAEYLIESSGFGKAERRYLQGDASSRSYARLVLPDRSAVLMNAPRRPDGPPVKRGLPYSRLVHLAEDVRPFIAMAKALRHEGFSAPEIYAADLDRGLLILEDLGSDGVVAGNPPEPIRERYAASMELLANLHSRPLPSVLHIAPQVEYVLPTYTIEAFLIEVELMLDWYLPFRGAQADQLVRDEFLLLWRGALSTVLHEPQTWVLRDYHSPNLIWMDHRRGLGKVGLIDFQDAVLGPAAYDVASLAQDARVDVPETLEVDLLDHYIDIRQEAEPTFDATRFEHLYALMGAQRATKILGIFARLNARDGKPQYLRHLPRIRRYLARCLSHPELGSLRMWYEAVLPSREFQT encoded by the coding sequence ATGAGCCTGTCCTTCGAACGCGTGCCCGGCCGTCCCGCCACCCTCGCCGTGGAACTGCGGACGCTGGCCGATACGGCACAACTCGCCGCCACCCTCACGCCCTGGCTGTCCAATGGCGACGTGGTCGCCCTGTCCGGGGACCTCGGGGCCGGCAAGACGGCGCTCGCCCGCTTTCTGGTGCGGGCGCTTGCGGGCGATCCGCGCCTCGAGGTGCCGAGCCCGACCTTCTCCCTTGTCATCACCTATGAGTTCGGCCGGGGGAAGGTGACCCATGCCGACCTCTATCGCCTTGCCGATCCGGAGGAACTGGACGAGATCGGCTGGGACGAGATGTGCGAGGACGGCATCCTCATCGTGGAATGGCCGGACCGTGCCGGTTCCCACATGCCGGCCTCCCGGCTCGATGTCGCGCTGGAACTGGCGCCCGACCTCGGGCCGGATGCGCGCCGCGCCCTGCTGGTCGGCTCCGGCGCCTTCGCCGAGCGGCTCGACCGGCTGAACGTCGCGGAATATCTCATCGAAAGCAGCGGCTTCGGCAAGGCCGAGCGGCGCTATCTCCAGGGCGATGCCTCCAGCCGCTCCTATGCCCGCCTCGTCCTGCCGGACCGATCCGCAGTGCTGATGAACGCGCCGCGCCGACCGGACGGGCCGCCGGTGAAGCGGGGGCTGCCCTACAGCCGTCTGGTGCATCTGGCCGAGGACGTGCGCCCCTTCATCGCCATGGCCAAGGCCTTGCGCCACGAGGGCTTCTCGGCGCCGGAAATCTACGCGGCCGATCTCGACCGGGGTCTCCTCATCCTGGAGGATCTGGGCTCCGACGGCGTGGTGGCGGGCAATCCGCCCGAGCCCATCCGCGAGCGCTATGCCGCTTCCATGGAGCTGCTGGCGAACCTGCATTCCCGGCCGCTGCCGAGCGTGCTGCACATCGCCCCGCAGGTGGAATATGTGCTGCCCACTTACACGATCGAAGCCTTCCTGATCGAAGTGGAGCTGATGCTCGACTGGTACCTGCCGTTCCGGGGCGCGCAGGCCGATCAGTTGGTGCGGGACGAATTCCTGCTGCTGTGGCGCGGCGCGCTGTCGACCGTGCTGCACGAGCCGCAGACCTGGGTGCTGCGCGACTATCACTCGCCCAACCTGATCTGGATGGATCACCGCCGCGGCCTCGGCAAGGTGGGCCTCATCGACTTCCAGGACGCGGTGCTGGGACCGGCCGCCTATGACGTCGCCTCGCTGGCGCAGGATGCCCGCGTGGACGTGCCCGAGACGCTGGAGGTTGATCTCCTCGACCATTACATCGACATCCGGCAGGAAGCGGAGCCGACCTTCGACGCCACGCGCTTCGAGCATCTCTACGCGCTCATGGGCGCGCAGCGGGCCACCAAGATTCTGGGCATTTTCGCCCGCCTGAACGCCCGCGACGGCAAGCCGCAATATTTGCGTCACCTTCCGCGTATTAGGCGGTATCTCGCCCGGTGCCTCTCCCATCCCGAACTCGGATCGTTGCGGATGTGGTACGAGGCCGTGTTGCCATCGAGGGAATTCCAGACGTGA